The genomic interval CTGCCTCGCACGGGCGTTCTGTGGGCTGTGGCCGTGCCCCGACCCGCCAACCGCCTGGTCCGCGAGAATCTCCTCAGCGCGGGACTGGCCCTTTTCCATGCCCAGGGGTTCAACGCGGTGGGCATCTAGGAGATCACCGACACGGCGGGCGTGCCCAAAGGCTCGTTCTACAGCTACTACGGCAGCAAGAACGCCTTCGCCGCTGCCGTCCTCGGCCGGTACTGGACCGGCATCGTCCCAGCTCACGGCGCGGCTCCCCGAAGGCGACGGCTGCCTCTCCGCTCTCATCAACTTCCGCTCCCTGGCCGCCGCGACGTGGACGACGGCGAGGCCGTCGAGGCCCTGGCGGGGTCACTGACATCCTCGGCCACCGTCAAGGAAACCGCTTCGTGAACAGGACGACCCTGACCGAGCAGATCGTCTGAGACGAGGATCAGGAAGGGGATCACATGGGCTGACGTCGCCCGTGAGCTGGGCGCGAGCAAGGAATGGGCGACCGCCGTCTGTCTCGGCCAGATGACCTTCTCGGATCGCGTTGGTCTTCGAGCTGCCCGTCGAAGCCTTCACGTCCTGCAGACCCTCCCGCCCGTGGGCTGTGAACGCCACGGCAGTGGCCGGGGATCCGGTGATCCACCGGATCCGCGAGATCGTCGCGGTCCACGGTCCCGCGATCAATGAGCTGATCCACGAGGAGTTCGGTGACGGCATCATGAGCGCCATCGACTTCCGGCTGAGGCTCGACCGTCGTGCGGCCCCCGGGGGTGACCAGGTCGAACTCGTCCTCAGCGGGACGTGCCTGCCCTGCCCGGCCGCCTGAACCGGGGCCCGTCGAGTGCGGCGTGCGCGGGGTGTTCACGCCGCACTCGCCCCCTGCCGAATCACGCAAATGACACAGGGTCAGAAGTGATGGCCCTCCTCGGAAGTGACCCATACCTGTCCGGGACAGGCCCCACACCTGCTCCATGGTTATCCCTGCTCGTACGGCACCTGACTCCCGGTCGGGCGCCGCTGGGGCGGGGCCATCCGACAGCCGGCCAGGTCCAGGGGCGGGACAGGCTGTCCAAAGGGCGAAGCCCAGCGTGCAGCGCTGTCGAAGGCACCCGTGGCCGGCCCGCACACCCCACGGGCGGGCGGCCTCAAACGCCGCAGTTCAGTTCGTCGGCGCGTTCGCTGCCGTCCCACGCGACACCGCGCCTGATCTGGCCGAACGAACCATATGGCTAATCTGCGCTCTGGAGCGGAACCGACGCCGCCTCGAGACTGGGCCGGTGGACTCTACGCTCTGGGTCGCCGTCTTCACTGGCGGAACTGCTGTTCTCGCGAGTTGGGTGACGAGCCGAGGGACTGCCCGCGCTGCCCGCATCCAGGTCGAAGCCTCCTCAAGAGCCCAACAGCTGGACCGCATACGGGAATTGCGCCGTGCGGCCTACTCCGATGTGATCGGACACGCACATGAGACAGCGGAACTTCACTTCCAGGTGAAGGGTGCGCTCGCGGGGCCCGACGAGCAAATGGTGCAGCGCCTCACGGAACTCCGGGGTGAGTTGGGTGCGGCCTTCGATCCTCTGATGCGGTGCATCCGCCTCGCCGTCCTGGAGGGGCCAACGCGTGTGGCTGAGGCCGCAGAGGCGCTCAGCGAGTCGGTGATCACAGCCAACAGGGCGCTACACCCCCTGGAAGAGTCAGGCGAGGGCGCACTGGCCGCGTACGAGTCAGCGGAGGGCGAGTTCCACCGTCGGCTGGACATGTTCACTGCCTCGGCCCGCGAGGCACTGTCGAGGATCCAGTAGCCCCGACGGGGGCTCGGTGTTCGCTGAAACTCCCCGCTCCGGTAAGGGCCGGACCGAGTGGGGCGGCGAGTAGCCCTGACCGTTTCCGGAATTTCCCATCACCGGTTCCAGGCACAGGCATCCTGCGGGAGTGGCGAAGGAGAACCCCTGGCTCCGCTCAGCGTGCGCGCGGCTGTGCTGTGATGGCGGTAGGCCGGCGTGGCGGCCTTGCAACGGACGGCGACGGCCGGGCGCCTGCGCTCTGATCGCCGGCTCAGGCGCCCGGCCGTCTGCTCGAGTCAGGCGCCGACGGCAAGGAGAAGGCGTGCGTAGCGGTCTGTCGCCTGTCGGTGGCCGCAGACCGCTAGGGTCCGTCTCTCCATTCCCGTCGTCCGCCCGGAGGGCGGGCCGGGCGGCGTCACGGGGGTCCCCCTGCTCGAGCGAAGCCGAGAGCTCGGGGGAGCGTGCATGGCGTCGCCCGGCAGACGGGAATGGAGAGACAGGCCCTAAGGGCTGTCCATGTCCCGGAGGAAGCCGTGTGACAGTGCGGCCTGACGGACAGCCGCAGGCCGGTGGGCCGAATAGCCAATCCGCCCGTCGTTCCGCCCGGCCGATCCGGCCGTTGCCCGATCGATCCTCTACTCGGTCACCTGGCCGGGGAGCTTGGCGGCGAGCAGGTTCACCGGAGTGATCGTGGGGAAGGTGCTGAACAACTCGTCGGCACGGGCCTCGATCTGCTCACGCACCTTGCCCTGCAGGTGCGCCTCGCGGTCCTCCTCGGTCTGGAAGGCGTCGAAGATCCGGAAGGAGCTGGGGCCGAGCCGGAAGGAGAACCAGGCCAGGGTGCCTGGCTCCGCGTCGACCAGTGCCTTGGCGTCGACGAGGAACTGGGCCACGTCGTCCTCCTTGCCCGGCTTGGCCTCGAACTCCACGAAGAATCCGTATGAGGGCATGGTCACTTCTCCTGTCGGTTGAGGAAGTCCAGCACCACACCGCCGAACTCGTCGGGGTACTGGAAGAGGAAGGCATGGCCGGCACCGCTGTAGAACACCGTCCTGGCGGTCGGCAGCTTCTGGGCCATGGCGAAGGAGTTGCCGGAGTCGACCATGACGTCATGCGAGCCGTTGGCCACCAGGACCGGCAGCTTCAGCTCCTCGAGCCGGGACCAGGCCGAGCCCGTACCGCTGCTCCAGCGCTGGATGGCCTGGAGCTGGTGGGTCCACTGCTCGGGCGGGACGTCCGCCTTGGAGTGCTGAAGACGGGTTTCGAGCCGGGCGAGCGACTCCTTGCCGAGCCGCACGCCCTCGTCGGTGAGCCCGAAGAAGAGGTACAGGAACGCCTCCTGGGAGGGGACCGGTGAGGTCATGTACTCCACGACGCGCTGCTCCAGCTCCGGCGTGCCGGGCACGCCGCCCGGACCACTGCCGGCCACGATCAGCTTCCGGACCAGCTCGGGGTGGTCGAGCGTCACGAGCTGCGCCACGAAGCCGCCGACCGACCAGCCGAGCAGGTCGACCTCGTCGAGGCCCAGGGCTGTCAGGAAGTCGAACGCCGACTCCGCCATGCCCTCCATGGTCGTCGGTACCTCGCCGGTGCTCTCGCTGACGCCGGCGTTGTCGAAGATGATGACCCGCCGGTCCTGGGCGAGGACTTCGAGGAAGGCCGGGTCCCAGTGGTCGAGGGTGCCGCGGAAGCGCTGCAACAGGACCAGCGGGGGTACTGGCGCGGCTTTGCCGAAGTCCCGGTAGGCATACCGGGCCAGACGGCCCTCGACGTGAAGGGTGTCCGCGGTGTCGGAGATGTAGGCCATGAAGGCACTCCTAGTGGGTTTTATTTTGCTATCCACTCCAGTTAAGACCGGACTCCCCCTTTCGTCAAGCCGATGACCTGCTGAGTAGCATTTGACTACCCAGTAGGGTGTGGCTACCCTCGTGGCGTGAGAAGAGCCAGGACACCAGACCCCCGTGTGTGTTCCATCGACGCGGCGATGCGCATCCTGGGCGAGAAGTGGGCCCTGCTGGCCTTGCGTGAGATCGTCTTCGGCGTCCGCCGCTTCGACGACATCGTCTTCAACACCGGTGCCGCCCGGAACATCCTCGCCGGCCGGCTCAAGTCGCTCGAGGCTGCCGGGGTCATCACCAGACAGCAGTACGAGACCAGCCCCGCCCGCTACGAGTACGGCCTGTCCGAGGCGGGCGAGCAGTTGATCACGATCCTGCACACCATCCGCGACTGGGGTGACCGGTACGTCCGGACAGACCCGGAGAACATCGTCGCCTTCCGCCACAGCTGCGGTGCCGTACTGCATCCGGAGACCCGCTGCGGCGCGTGTGGTGAGGTTCTGGGCCCCTCGTCCGTCATCACGGCGGACCGCGACGTGCACCAGTCGGATCTCGCCGTGCCGGGTGGGGCACAGGCCTGACAGCCGCCCCGCCTGACGGTCGGCCCCTCGGCGGCGGCACCTGCTGTCCGCCGCCTCATCCTCTCCCGGCGACCGACGTCAGCGCCCGCCGAAGTCCAGCACCGGGCGTGGCTGTCCGGCCTTGAGTGCGTTCACGGCCGATGCCAGACCGGCCTGGGCGTCCTCGGTCTCGAACAGGGGCAGGGCGATGTCGAACATCGCCTCGTCGGCCGCAGCGGTTCCGCCCACGCGCCAGGCCCGCAGCAATGCCTTGTGTACGGCGTAGGCCCGGGTGGGGCCGCTGGTGAGCCGGTGCGCGAACGCCTTCGCCTCCTTTTCCAGCGCGGAGTCTTCAAGGACCCGGTTCACCACACCCGCCTCGGCCATGGCCGTGGCCGAGATCTGCTCCGACGTCAGGGCCCACTCGGAGGCGCGGGCCTGCCCCGCGCGCTGGGCGGCCCGGTAGATGCCGCCGAGCAGGGTGACGAGACCGAGCGACTGCTCGGGGTGGCCGAACCGCGCGCTCTGGGCGGCGAAGATGACGTCGGCGCGCAGCGCGAGTTCGAAACCGCCTCCGGCGCACAGGCCCTGCACGGCGGCGACGACCGGGATGGGCAGCCGTTCGAACTCGTTGAAGACGTTCATGTACCGCTCGAACAGCGTGCGCAGCTCGCGTACGTTCATGTCGGGCCAGTCCATGATGTCGCCGCCGAAGCTGAAGTCCGGCCCGTCGGCGCGCAGGAGGAGGGCTCGGGCGTCACTGGACGCTATGGCGGCCAGCGCTTCGGCGAGTTCCTCCACAAGGGGCTTGTCCAGGCGGTTCTGGGGCGGGTTTCGCAGCACCACGGTCGCCAGACGGTCGTCGATCGTGTATGTGAGACGGGGCATGAGGTCCTTCCAGGGGAATGAGCCGGCTGTCGGCGGCCGGGCGTGCGAGGGGATGAAGAAGCGGAACCGGCCGGCGTGTCAGCCCAGGTGGAGGGTGAACCAGTCGCGGGCGGCGGCGCTCGTCGTGGGGAATTCGGAGAGGTAGGACGCGAAGTGGCCCCCGTCGACGAGCTGCAGTCGCTTGGGTTCGAGGGCGCGCTCGTAGGCGGAGAGCATCAGATCCGTGAGGGTGATCGGGTCGTTCTTCGCGACGATCAGCAGCAGGGGTGTCGGCGAGATCCGGGAGATCCACGACCCGGGCTCGTACATGCGGGCTGCCATATTGGACCGGAGAGTGATCTTGTTCTCCCAGCCGTCTGGGGCGGTGCTCAGGTAGAAGTCGACGGCATCGGGAGCCCGGTAGGAGGCCGGCACCGACTGATCGGAGCTGACGACCGCCTGGGTGCGGGGCTCCTCGCCGCGGAACTGCGCGCGTTCGTCGGCGGAGAAGACCTCGTTCAGCTGGGCGACGGCGTCCGGAGCCACCCGGCGCAGCCCCTGCTCGTATCCGCTGATGGTGGGCACCTGAGCGACCACGCAGCGCAGCCGCCGGTCGGTGGCGCCCAGAACCAGTGCGTGGCCGCCGGAGTAGCTGGTCCCCCACACGCCGATGCGCTGCGCATCGACCTCCGGTCGGCTCTCCAGGTAGGAGACGGCCCGGCGCCAGTCCTTGATCTGCTGCCAGGGGTCGATGTCGTGGCGCGGTGTGCCGTCGCTGGCGCCGAAGTTGCGGTGGTCGTGGACCAGGACGGCGAACCCGGCCTGTGCGAACACCTCGGCGAACTGCGCCAGACGCTGTTCTTTGACCCCGGCGAAGCCGTGCGCCATCGTGATCGCCGGATGGGGGCCTGGTCCGCCGGGCAGGTAGAACCATCCGCGCAGGGTCAGTCCCGGCTCGGCCTCGAATTCCACGTCTTCGCGTGTGGCCATGGCGTATTTTCCGTTCCGAGAATCGTCAGTGGGCGTGGTGGAAGTGGCCGGGGTCGACGGTTGCGGCGAGGCGCTCGCCGAGCTCGGCGGAGAATCTCAAAGCCGCCTCCAGGGGCCGGTGGTGGATGGCCACATGGCTGATGCGGTCCTCGTCGTCCTTGGTGAGGACCGTGACGCCGAAGATCTCGTGGCCGCCGAAGGCGGTCGCCTCCCACTCCAGGTAGGTGCGCGGCCCGGCAGTGGTCTCCCGGATGAACTGAAGGGACTCGTAGATCCGGCTCGCCGCGCTCATCGTGGCCTTGACCTGGTCGCGTCCTTGGACGGGGATGGCCAGCACGCTCGCCTCCAGGACGATGTCCTCGGCGAACGCGGCGGCGAACGCGGTGTCGGCCTTGCCTGCGAAGGCGTTCCGCCAGCCCCGGCCGGGCGCCTGCGGCGTGCTGCCGGCCGCCGTGGGAAGACCGGTGACGAATGCCTCGATCCGGGCGGCGACCTCCGCGGGTGCCTCCACATGGGCCCAGTGGCCCGCGCCCTGGACGGCGAAGAACTCCGGTGCCCTGAAGCGGGGCAGCACGTGGGCCTTCACCAGTTCGTCGGTGACGAAGCCGTCGGCGGCGCCGCGGCCCACCAGGACGGGTCCCTGGTACTCGCTCGGCGTCTGCCCGCGCGGGTCTCCGTCGTTCCAGCAGTCGACCAGATCACGGACGACGGGTTGCGGGATCCGGGTGCCGGTCACGACCAGCCGGTCGAGTTCCGCCTCCGCCAGAGCGACGGACAGCTGCCGGCGTACCGTGCGCTGGCCGTCGGCGTCGCCGCCCAGCGAGCGGAACTGCTCGGCCGCCTCTGCGGGGAGGCCGACACCGGCCAGCGGCACGGGCGAGAGCAGTACCAGGCCGAGCGCGGGGCAGGAGTGGCCCGCTGCCACCAGTTCGGCGACGAGGGTCCCCATGCTCTGGCCCACGAGGACGAACGGTTTGTCCAGCGCCTCCACGACCGCTCCGACGTCCCGCGAGAAGCGGGTCAGGTCGAACGGCCCGCCGGAGGCGGTGCGGTCCCCGCTGCCGGCGAGATCGAGTTGGACGTACTCGAAGCCGGGTGCGGCCAGCGCGTCGATCACCCCGTCCCAGACGTACTGGTCGTCCAGGAAGCCGTGAACGAACACGAGAGCTGTGTCACCGGTGCCCCGGCGCCTGAAGCGGATGTCGGTGGCCGCCACCCGCTCCGTTCTCGTCAAACCCGCTGTCCGGGTCATGCCTTGGGCCCTTCGGTGAGGGTGGAGCCGGACGCGGACCACGCGTCGGTGTCGATGGGCGACCAGTCGGAGGCGTGTTCGTCGAGGCGGTGCATGCGTGTCTGTGCATGCCTGGCGACGAGGTCGTCGTCGAGTGGTGTGGTGAAGACGGTGTTGACCAGCGTGTACTCCGCCGCCAGGCGGCCGACGGACGGAATGGCGGCCGTGTCGACGCGTCCGCCCGGCAGGTAGAGGTCGTCGCGGATGTAGAAGCGCACCACTTCGCCCCACACCACGTGATCGAGGCTCCCCTCGACGGGCAGGATGCGCCGCAGCCGGCACTCGAAGGCGATGGGCGTGTCCTTCACCCGGCGCGGACGTACCTCCTGCGAGGCCTCGGTCTCCAGCTCCAACGCACTGAACTCGTCGACGTCGCTCTCGAACTCGAAGGCCGAACGGTGCAGATGGCCGGCTAGAGGCAGAGTGGCCGTGTTGACCACGAACTCACCCGTGTCGCGGATGTTGATGAACGTGTCCTTGAGCGTGACGCCGTCCGCCCGGGGCTGCAGGGAGATCGACAGCATGGGCGGCTTGCGGCCCACGGCCGTGAAGAAGGACACCGGTGCGAGGTTTCCCACGCCGTCGGCGGATTCCGTGCTCACCCAGGCGATCGCGCGGGGAATGATCCCCCCGATGAGGAGTTTGTAGGCCGACTTGGCATCCAGATCTGCGGCATCGACGAACATCTGTGCACCTTTCACGCTGATTCCCGCACAGCCCTGACTGGCCCACGGGACCTCCGGGGTGCCCTTTCCTGGTTCGTGTCCTTGGCCTGCGCTGCGGCGCAGCTGCGGCCTGCCGACGCCGTTGCGGGGGAACTGGCGGGGCACTTCGCGCTCACCCACGGAGTGTGAAATAACTGTATGAGCTACGGCTATTTCACGCAAGGTCGGGGGCAGTGTCCGACACGGCACCCGCCCCGGCCCGCGACCTGTGACACCCGCTCGCGGGCTCCTCGTGCGCGGCCCCGCCGGTACGAGGAGCCGCTGGCGGCCGGCGAACCGACGGAGGCCATCGCCGCAGGATCAGAGGCGGTCAACGCCGGGAAAGGGGTGGCACCACGTGCCGGGCATCACGCGCACAGGCGGCCGGACACCGGGAGCAGATCGTCGCCACCGCTTCGAGGATGTTCCGGGAAAGAGGCTTCGAGGTCAGCCTCGCGGAACCGACCGATGCGGTCGGACTGACGACCGGCGCCCTCTACCGGCAGTTCCACTCCAAGGAGGCCCTTCCCGGCGAGGCCACGGAACGCGCCTTCGGGGAACTGCGGGCGCTCCTGGCCGGGTTCGAGGCGGCGGGCGACGATGATCGGACCGCGGCCCGGGAGGCACTGATCGGCTACCACTTCTCGCCCGAGCACCGCGACATCACGGCGACCGGATGCCCCGCTTCCGTCCTGAGCGCGGACGTCTCCCGGCAACCTCCGGACTCCCGGGCCAAGGAGCAGTACATCCGCGGAGTCCGCGAGCCGGCCGGCCGGCTCGGAAACGCGGCACCGGACACAGCGGCGCACCCTCCCGCAGAAGAGGCCGACGACCCGGCAGTGCCCGACGACGCCCTCGCGACGCTCTGCACCATGGTCGGAGCGCTGGTGCTCGCCCGCGCGACGGCGGGTTCATCCCTGTCGGAGCGCCTTCCGGCAACGGCCCGCACCACGGTCTCGGCACCCGGCCGCCGGCAGTCACCCTCCGCAGCACCGGGCCAACTCCCGGGTCCCCCGGCACGTTCAGAATAGATAGTGCATGTAATCTATTTTTGGCCGAGGGGTCGCCGCACCCACACCACGTGGCCGGGCCGGCCCACCCCTCACCACGTGAAGGAGAAGCGACATGAAGGCCGTAATCGTCAGGCATCCCGGTGAAAAGGACG from Streptomyces sp. B3I8 carries:
- a CDS encoding putative quinol monooxygenase — translated: MPSYGFFVEFEAKPGKEDDVAQFLVDAKALVDAEPGTLAWFSFRLGPSSFRIFDAFQTEEDREAHLQGKVREQIEARADELFSTFPTITPVNLLAAKLPGQVTE
- a CDS encoding alpha/beta fold hydrolase; the protein is MAYISDTADTLHVEGRLARYAYRDFGKAAPVPPLVLLQRFRGTLDHWDPAFLEVLAQDRRVIIFDNAGVSESTGEVPTTMEGMAESAFDFLTALGLDEVDLLGWSVGGFVAQLVTLDHPELVRKLIVAGSGPGGVPGTPELEQRVVEYMTSPVPSQEAFLYLFFGLTDEGVRLGKESLARLETRLQHSKADVPPEQWTHQLQAIQRWSSGTGSAWSRLEELKLPVLVANGSHDVMVDSGNSFAMAQKLPTARTVFYSGAGHAFLFQYPDEFGGVVLDFLNRQEK
- a CDS encoding helix-turn-helix domain-containing protein, whose translation is MCSIDAAMRILGEKWALLALREIVFGVRRFDDIVFNTGAARNILAGRLKSLEAAGVITRQQYETSPARYEYGLSEAGEQLITILHTIRDWGDRYVRTDPENIVAFRHSCGAVLHPETRCGACGEVLGPSSVITADRDVHQSDLAVPGGAQA
- a CDS encoding enoyl-CoA hydratase/isomerase family protein, translated to MPRLTYTIDDRLATVVLRNPPQNRLDKPLVEELAEALAAIASSDARALLLRADGPDFSFGGDIMDWPDMNVRELRTLFERYMNVFNEFERLPIPVVAAVQGLCAGGGFELALRADVIFAAQSARFGHPEQSLGLVTLLGGIYRAAQRAGQARASEWALTSEQISATAMAEAGVVNRVLEDSALEKEAKAFAHRLTSGPTRAYAVHKALLRAWRVGGTAAADEAMFDIALPLFETEDAQAGLASAVNALKAGQPRPVLDFGGR
- a CDS encoding alpha/beta hydrolase, encoding MATREDVEFEAEPGLTLRGWFYLPGGPGPHPAITMAHGFAGVKEQRLAQFAEVFAQAGFAVLVHDHRNFGASDGTPRHDIDPWQQIKDWRRAVSYLESRPEVDAQRIGVWGTSYSGGHALVLGATDRRLRCVVAQVPTISGYEQGLRRVAPDAVAQLNEVFSADERAQFRGEEPRTQAVVSSDQSVPASYRAPDAVDFYLSTAPDGWENKITLRSNMAARMYEPGSWISRISPTPLLLIVAKNDPITLTDLMLSAYERALEPKRLQLVDGGHFASYLSEFPTTSAAARDWFTLHLG
- a CDS encoding alpha/beta fold hydrolase; the encoded protein is MFVHGFLDDQYVWDGVIDALAAPGFEYVQLDLAGSGDRTASGGPFDLTRFSRDVGAVVEALDKPFVLVGQSMGTLVAELVAAGHSCPALGLVLLSPVPLAGVGLPAEAAEQFRSLGGDADGQRTVRRQLSVALAEAELDRLVVTGTRIPQPVVRDLVDCWNDGDPRGQTPSEYQGPVLVGRGAADGFVTDELVKAHVLPRFRAPEFFAVQGAGHWAHVEAPAEVAARIEAFVTGLPTAAGSTPQAPGRGWRNAFAGKADTAFAAAFAEDIVLEASVLAIPVQGRDQVKATMSAASRIYESLQFIRETTAGPRTYLEWEATAFGGHEIFGVTVLTKDDEDRISHVAIHHRPLEAALRFSAELGERLAATVDPGHFHHAH
- a CDS encoding flavin reductase family protein; translation: MFVDAADLDAKSAYKLLIGGIIPRAIAWVSTESADGVGNLAPVSFFTAVGRKPPMLSISLQPRADGVTLKDTFINIRDTGEFVVNTATLPLAGHLHRSAFEFESDVDEFSALELETEASQEVRPRRVKDTPIAFECRLRRILPVEGSLDHVVWGEVVRFYIRDDLYLPGGRVDTAAIPSVGRLAAEYTLVNTVFTTPLDDDLVARHAQTRMHRLDEHASDWSPIDTDAWSASGSTLTEGPKA
- a CDS encoding TetR/AcrR family transcriptional regulator, with product MVATASRMFRERGFEVSLAEPTDAVGLTTGALYRQFHSKEALPGEATERAFGELRALLAGFEAAGDDDRTAAREALIGYHFSPEHRDITATGCPASVLSADVSRQPPDSRAKEQYIRGVREPAGRLGNAAPDTAAHPPAEEADDPAVPDDALATLCTMVGALVLARATAGSSLSERLPATARTTVSAPGRRQSPSAAPGQLPGPPARSE